One Tachysurus fulvidraco isolate hzauxx_2018 chromosome 2, HZAU_PFXX_2.0, whole genome shotgun sequence DNA segment encodes these proteins:
- the ikbke gene encoding inhibitor of nuclear factor kappa-B kinase subunit epsilon, producing MTTSTENHLWSTEDILGQGATASVFKARTKKTSEVVAVKVFNMASYSRPYEVQMREFELLRRLNHVNIVKLLSIEEIQANPKQKVLVMEYCSGGSLLNQLEEPENAFGLPESEFLIVLQCVAQGMNHLRENGVIHRDIKPGNILRQVGEDGGSVYKLTDFGAARELEDDEKFVSIYGTEEYLHPDMYEHAVLRKPQQKAYGVTVDLWSIGVTFYHIATGSLPFIPYGGPRRNKQIMYKITTEKPNGAIAGVQKVDNGPIEWSFGLPHSCQVSEGLKMHLVPVLANILEVNQEKCWEFDQFFAATLDILQRVKVHVFSLQQATAHTIYIHFYNTVAVFFEEVQAQTGIGAEMQQYLFQGHLLMLEPSMKVINLPPTSAERPVFLLSRRAEKIAALPPREPETPALPSRFDIVADHTFSKNLVGVIHQFLRTTRLLHKHIDLILQGFYGYIEIVRTECNTTTHKIALVNMKLLSCLNTEETLDALTQVPVDVPISSDNMQKLRLIHEKLPVYGNGLREIQDKLQNLHLEIGKHSKTHSQDRCIQKMEVLLEKILAVHRQYRKDKHTGKLNYNDEQIHKFEKINLSVYIKKVKALFRDECLQRYQEVLAAVVTWSSVLSDIQSKLEHFSSFFLQLIGDLQMCEGEQTKVLDRALVIALQRPAGAGANDGMKSRENMILRMKRLRDEMEKVARELQNNNQIIESLRVFNSTLVLEPNLPQQQGS from the exons atgacaacaagtACAGAAAACCATCTTTGGTCGACTGAAGATATTCTCGGTCAGGGTGCGACTGCGAGTGTCTTTAAAGCACGAACCAAA aaAACAAGTGAAGTGGTTGCGGTGAAGGTGTTTAACATGGCCAGCTACAGCAGACCATATGAGGTACAGATGAGGGAGTTTGAGTTGCTGCGGAGGCTGAATCACGTCAACATTGTCAAACTCCTTAGCATAGAGGAG ATCCAGGCGAACCCCAAACAGAAGGTTTTGGTAATGGAGTATTGTTCAGGAGGAAGTCTGCTGAATCAGCTAGAGGAACCTGAAAACGCATTCGGACTCCCTGAATCTGAATTCCTTATAGTGCTGCAGTGTGTAG CTCAAGGAATGAACCATTTGCGTGAGAATGGTGTGATCCACCGAGACATCAAGCCAGGCAACATTTTGAGGCAGGTGGGAGAGGACGGAGGCTCGGTCTACAAACTAACAGACTTCGGAGCCGCTCGGGAACTCGAGGATGATGAGAAGTTTGTGTCCATCTATGGCACGGAGGAATACCTG CACCCAGACATGTATGAGCATGCAGTTTTGAGGAAGCCTCAGCAGAAGGCCTACGGAGTGACGGTGGATCTGTGGAGCATTGGTGTTACTTTTTACCACATCGCGACCGGCAGCCTACCTTTCATACCATACGGAGGACCACGTAGGAACAAACAGATAAT GTACAAGATCACCACAGAAAAGCCAAATGGGGCTATTGCAGGGGTCCAGAAGGTAGACAATGGACCTATAGAGTGGAGCTTTGGTCTTCCCCACTCCTGCCAGGTCTCAGA GGGTCTGAAAATGCACCTGGTCCCAGTGCTGGCCAATATCCTGGAGGTCAATCAGGAGAAATGCTGGGAGTTTGACCAGTTCTTTGCTGCTACACTGGACATTCTCCAACGTGTAAAAGTACATGTCTTCTCGCTTCAGCAAGCCACCGCCCACACCATCTACATCCACTTTTACAACAC aGTTGCAGTCTTTTTTGAAGAAGTCCAGGCTCAGACAGGGATTGGAGCAGAAATGCAGCAGTATCTGTTCCAGGGTCACTTACTCATGCTGGAGCCCAGCATGAAAGTGATCAACCTGCCTCCCACCTCTGCAGAGCGACCCGTGTTTCTGCTCAGCAGACGAGCTGAGAAAATCGCGGCCCTGCCTCCTAGAGAGC CCGAGACCCCGGCTTTACCCTCAAGATTTGACATCGTGGCCGACCACACTTTCTCAAAG AACCTCGTCGGAGTGATTCACCAATTTCTCCGGACGACGCGACTCCTACACAAGCACATAGACCTGATACTGCAGGGATTCTACGGTTACAT TGAAATCGTTCGGACTGAATGCAATACCACGACACACAAAATTGCACTGGTGAATATGAAGCTTCTGTCCTGCCTGAACACAGAAGAAACACTGGATGCACT AACCCAGGTTCCAGTGGATGTTCCAATTTCTTCTGACAACATGCAGAAACTCAGATTG atCCATGAAAAACTACCTGTGTATGGCAACGGCCTCAGAGAAATCCAGGACAAACTGCAAAATCTGCATCTGGAAATAGGCAAACACTCCAAGACACATTCTCAGGACAGATG CATACAAAAGATGGAAGTGCTTCTCGAGAAGATTTTGGCTGTACATCGGCAGTACCGCAAAGACAAACATACCGGCA AGCTCAACTACAACGATGAGCAGATTCACAAGTTTGAAAA GATTAATCTGTCGGTCTACATAAAGAAGGTGAAGGCTCTGTTCCGAGACGAATGCCTCCAGAGGTATCAGGAGGTTTTGGCAGCAGTAGTGACATGGAGCAG TGTACTCTCTGACATCCAGTCAAAGTTAGAGCACTTCAGCAGTTTCTTCTTACAGCTAATAGGGGATCTGCAGATGTGTGAGGGAGAGCAGACAAAG GTTTTGGACAGAGCGTTGGTCATAGCACTTCAGAGACCAGCTGGAGCAGGGGCCAATGATGGAATGAAGAGTCGAGAAAATATGATCCTTAG GATGAAAAGATTAAGGGATGAAATGGAAAAAGTGGCTCGAGAGCTGCAAAACAACAACCAGATAATAGAAAG tctcAGGGTTTTCAACTCTACGCTGGTGCTCGAGCCTAATTTACCACAGCAACAAGGATCATGA